From Chaetodon auriga isolate fChaAug3 chromosome 10, fChaAug3.hap1, whole genome shotgun sequence, a single genomic window includes:
- the ncoa6 gene encoding nuclear receptor coactivator 6 isoform X1 has product MAHRRTPPQLSQRTEYLEPDNDSDRDSGVGDDAGEDADSCQGSTVTEEDKVNKQDGTEENSWEGEDFTVFVAFQGNMEDEDFTQKLDTILSGIPNMLDMGSERLQPQHVEPWNSVRVTFNIPRDAAERLRLLAQNNQQQLRDLGILSVQIEGEGAINVAVGPNRGQEVRVNGPIGAPGQMRMDVAFPGQPGPGGVRMANPAMVPPGPGMAGQAMVPGSSGQMHPRVPRPPSQTGSDVMDPMMPGMSVQQQQQLQHQQAGPHGSGPMPPQAAHHMQALQAGRPLNPAALQQLQQQHHQQQQAQQQAQLSQLGQRPPFNPSGQMAVPPGWNQLPPGVLQPPSAQGGPTWRKPPPQAQMVQRPPSLATVQTPSHPPPPYPFGSQQAGQVFSAIGQGQLQQQQQTGVGQFAAPQPKGPQAGPGGVTGPPRPPPPLPPTSGPQGNLAAKSPGSSSSPFQQGSPGTPPMMAQRPTTPQVFAQGVGSPGRAALGQQGNMQQGFMGIPQHGQPGAQVHPGMSKRPMGFPTPNFVQGQVSASTPGTPGGGPSQQLQSSQAMAHTGTQASASTPNSMQGPPHAQPNIMGVQSSMAGPPPGTTAGPSMGQQQPGLQTQMMGLQHQAQPVSSSPSQKVQGQGGGQTVLSRPLSQGQRGGMTPPKQMMPQQGQGVMHGQGQMVGGQGHQAMILQQQQQQQQQQQQQQQQQQQQQQQQQQQQQQQQQNSMMEQMVANQMQGNKQSFGGKIPAGVMPGQMMRGPSPNVPANMAPFQGQVGPQQMTPQQQQQIAQLQQQQLQQQHQLQQQQLQQQQQQQQQQQQQQHQQMNQQQPQQVPIAGNPNQAMGMHGQQMRLPAGHPLIQQQLQQQQQLQQQQKQQQQAMLQQQQQQQQQQQQQQQQQAAQQHPHPLADPNSGTGDLGVQQMVPDMQAQQQQGMMGGPQHMQMGNGHFAGHGMNFNSQFPGQMPMGGPCGQPGGFPVSKDVTLTSPLLVNLLQSDISASQFGPGGKQGAGVGNQAKPKKKKPARKKKPKEGEGQQQVEGLSGLDAAAGMEDSELPNLGGEQSLSLDSSGPKLPDFANRPAGFPGQPGDQRVLQQVPMQFMQQQQQQQQQQQQQQQQQQQQQQQQQQQQQQQQQQMQHMQQQQIQQQQIQQQQQIQQQMQQQQIQQQQQQLQQQQQQMQQQQQMQQMQMQGLQNAQGQQGMAGPQTSGQSQPQIHPHQLQQQQQQQQQQQQQQQQQQQQQQQQQPPPQQPHLQQQQQQQMMMMLKMQQEQAKNRMSIPPGGQLPPRGMSNPEVQRLPVSQQGNMPVMISLQGHGGVPPSPDKARGMPLMVNPQLASTARRMSHPDVGQGPQGTGSEESPAGAHPKQDRPSGSEIGVQPGNGTQQMMANQGSNTHMMKQGPGASPMPQHTGASPQQQLPTQPQQGGALPGLHFPSVPTTSQSSRPKTPNRASPRPYHHPLTPTNRPPSTEPSEINLSPERLNASIAGLFPPKINIPLPPRQPNLNRGFDQQGLNPTTLKAIGQAPPSLTLPGNNNNGSAGGNNTNSNQQPFSTGTVAGGSGAKQDKQPGGQGKRASPSNSRRSSPASSRKSATPSPGRQKGTKMAISCPPPQQQLVNPQGQTMMVSPTSVPPSPVSMPSQVSGGVEAQQTQSPFHGIQGNPVEGVKDSQGMMTTEQRQMPQPQTLPQPLRELSAPRMASPRFPAPQQPKPDLEQQASTLDRQPAQAAPMQDSEVSPTLRTAPTSLNQLLDNTGISNMPLRPVQSNTVRDVMGKDSPKSALDPERPLHGNSQSTDVSSSATTTATINESEAKPKPAVPIPTSSPNLQPASIPSSYPSTNVNSVTTPSLNQNPISSLGINPSPKVIPTVTLCSTLSINTNATMSVSPNTVTCCQSSLASTISTSSNSNSALNPAISALKPSPSPKPVTSVHSVIQIPASSTTISPNQITVFVTSNPITSAPTPQAPTSMVSTMVAVPNKNIRPQDIRQQTPVPRPPQFITTTPVFINPIFQVPGASVAPNTSVVSQSVTMMGPIQVSTTNIQLSPAPSSTQSSGANVTSTQPARSAAGQVQIATSISSSAAVSTLPAPQQINTGAPKTENTGEAGSAQKNSPPVQQPSPHPSPSASSPFQPPLAAPPPCSSPGVVNTIRKSPMSPPPSTQLKSKPPQASAAVTGTADPQQSLVERPAQGPTGSVPAQVFHPPASPAIQIEALAPQTTVAAGAPNSFTLPAVSSPIPVPGQVAVSTQIVTQAPVPAPASVSSPAQTVTSQAPIVTVVGTTTGVSSAALLSTVPPVQSPIPSIVPIVAGPGPVQEVPPTTSSPAANPSGVLPPQSDPPPMEPPVLPAAAPAETTPAPVQQEVPQSQEPAASEKTGEEVSTGSEPGWAKKRKTPINLVPRAAVEKPKGPSRRSSRAEKEVEEEPVADSGIRKRSARPGTSAAVKETGASPTQAKRRKSK; this is encoded by the exons ATGGCGCATCGACGTACCCCACCTCAGCTGTCCCAGAGGACAGAGTACCTGGAACCTGATAATGATTCTGACAGGGACTCTGGTGTTGGGGATGATGCAGGGGAGGATGCTGACAGTTGCCAGGGAAGCACAGTAACAGAAGAGGACAAAGTCAACAAGCAAGATGGCACAGAAGAAAACTCTTGGGAGGGAGaagattttacagtttttgttgCCTTCCAAGGGAATATGGAGGATGAGGATTTCACACAAAAACTTGACACTATCCTCAGTGGGATACCAAACATGCTTGATATGG gctctgagaggctgcagccacagcatGTAGAGCCATGGAACAGTGTGCGGGTTACCTTCAACATTCCTCGGGATGCTGCTGAGCGACTTCGACTGTTAGCCCAGaacaaccagcagcagctgagagaccTGGGGATTCTCTCTGTGCAGATAGAAG GGGAAGGGGCCATCAATGTGGCTGTGGGACCAAATAGAGGGCAAGAAGTCAGAGTGAATGGACCAATTGGAGCACCTGGACAGATGAGAATGGATGTCGCCTTTCCAGGTCAGCCTGGTCCAG GAGGGGTAAGGATGGCAAATCCAGCAATGGTTCCCCCTGGGCCTGGCATGGCAGGTCAAGCTATGGTACCAGGCAGCAGTGGACAGATGCATCCTCGTGTTCCGAGGCCACCTTCACAGACAGGTTCAG ATGTGATGGATCCGATGATGCCAGGTATGTCAgttcagcagcaacagcaacttCAGCACCAACAGGCTGGTCCTCATGGCTCAGGTCCAATGCCTCCTCAGGCTGCCCATCACATGCAGGCTCTGCAGGCTGGGAGACCGCTCAAccctgcagcactgcagcagctacaacagcaacATCACCAACAGCAACAGGCCCAACAGCAAGCTCAGCTCTCCCAGCTTGGACAGAGACCTCCATTCAACCCATCAGGCCAGATGGCGGTGCCTCCTGGCTGGAACCAGTTGCCCCCTGGGGTGCTCCAGCCACCATCTGCCCAAGGAGGCCCTACCTGGAGAAAGCCTCCACCCCAAGCCCAAATGGTTCAGCGTCCACCTTCTCTTGCTACAGTTCAGACTCCCAGTCACCCTCCGCCCCCTTACCCATTTGGCAGTCAGCAGGCTGGGCAGGTATTCAGTGCCATTGGACAGGGACAattacagcaacaacagcagacgGGAGTGGGTCAGTTTGCCGCACCTCAGCCCAAAGGCCCACAAGCTGGCCCTGGTGGTGTCACAGGACCACCCAGaccccctccaccccttccACCAACATCTGGACCACAGGGTAACCTCGCTGCCAAGTCCCCTggttcctcctcatctccttttcAGCAGGGCTCACCAGGGACTCCTCCCATGATGGCTCAGAGACCTACAACTCCACAGGTTTTTGCACAGGGTGTTGGATCACCAGGAAGAGCAGCCCTTGGACAACAGGGTAACATGCAACAAGGATTCATGGGAATACCCCAGCATGGACAGCCTGGGGCCCAAGTTCACCCAG GCATGTCGAAGCGTCCCATGGGCTTTCCAACCCCAAACTTTGTCCAAGGTCAGGTGAGTGCCAGCACTCCAGGAACCCCTGGCGGAGGACCCAGTCAGCAGCTACAGAGCAGTCAAGCAATGGCTCACACAG GAACTCAGGCATCAGCCTCAACGCCGAACTCAATGCAGGGTCCACCCCATGCCCAACCCAACATAATGGGTGTGCAAAGTAGCATGGCAGGTCCTCCTCCGGGTACAACTGCTGGACCTAGTATGGGGCAGCAACAGCCTGGCCTCCAGACCCAGATGATGGGCCTCCAGCATCAGGCCCAGCCCGTGTCCTCCTCCCCCAGCCAGAAGGTTCAAGGCCAGGGTGGAGGTCAGACTGTCCTCTCAAGGCCCCTCAGTCAAGgccagagaggagggatgaCCCCACCCAAGCAGATGATGCCTCAGCAAGGCCAGGGGGTGATGCATGGGCAGGGTCAGATGGTTGGAGGCCAAGGGCACCAGGCCAtgattctgcagcagcagcagcaacagcaacaacaacaacaacaacaacaacagcagcagcaacagcagcagcagcaacaacaacagcaacagcagcagcagcaacaaaactCCATGATGGAACAGATGGTTGCCAACCAGATGCAAGGCAACAAGCAGTCTTTTGGAGGCAAGATTCCAGCTGGGGTCATGCCCGGCCAGATGATGCGTGGCCCTTCTCCAAATGTTCCAGCCAACATGGCTCCATTCCAGGGCCAGGTTGGCCCACAACAGATGActccacaacagcagcaacaaataGCTCAACTCCAACAACAGCAGTTACAGCAACAACACCAGTTGCAACAGcaacagctacagcagcagcaacaacaacagcaacaacaacaacagcagcaacaccagcAAATGAACCAGCAACAGCCCCAGCAGGTTCCCATTGCTGGCAATCCTAATCAAGCTATGGGCATGCATGGGCAACAGATGAGGCTCCCTGCTGGTCATCCTCTTATCCAACAACAGttgcaacagcaacagcagctacagcagcagcagaaacaacagcaacaggccatgttacaacaacaacaacaacaacaacaacaacagcaacaacagcaacagcagcaggctgctcaACAACACCCACATCCTTTGGCAGATCCTAATAGTGGGACAGGGGACTTAGGGGTCCAACAGATGGTCCCTGATAtgcaggcacagcagcagcaaggcaTGATGGGGGGCCCTCAGCACATGCAGATGGGAAATGGCCACTTTGCAGGTCATGGCATGAATTTTAACTCACAGTTCCCAGGTCAGATGCCAATGGGGGGACCCTGTGGACAGCCTGGAGGCTTTCCTGTTAGCAAGGACGTAACACTGACTAGCCCACTGCTAgtcaacctgctgcagagtgaTATCTCAGCCAGCCAGTTTGGACCAGGAGGAAAGCAGGGTGCGGGTGTAGGAAATCAGGCCAAACCCAAAAAGAAGAAACCTGCACGTAAGAAGAAGCccaaagagggagagggacaaCAGCAAGTAGAGGGACTTAG CGGTCTTGATGCAGCTGCTGGCATGGAGGATTCTGAACTGCCAAATCTGGGTGGTGAACAGAGTTTGAGCTTGGACAGTTCTGGCCCGAAACTCCCTGATTTCGCCAACAGGCCTGCGG GCTTCCCTGGACAACCTGGAGACCAGCGAGTATTGCAGCAGGTACCCATGCAGTTtatgcagcaacaacaacagcagcagcaacagcaacaacaacaacaacaacaacaacaacaacaacaacaacagcagcagcagcagcagcaacaacaacaacaacaaatgcagcacatgcaacagcagcagatacagcaacagcaaatacagcaacagcagcaaattcaacaacaaatgcaacagcagcaaatacagcaacagcagcaacaattacaacaacaacaacagcagatgcagcaacagcagcagatgcaaCAGATGCAAATGCAGGGTCTTCAGAATGCTCAAGGTCAGCAGGGGATGGCAGGGCCACAGACTTCGGGTCAAAGCCAGCCCCAAATACACCCTCATcagctgcaacaacaacaacaacaacaacaacaacaacaacagcagcagcagcagcagcagcagcagcagcagcagcagcaacctcCTCCTCAACAGCcacacctccagcagcag CAACaacagcagatgatgatgatgctgaagaTGCAGCAGGAACAGGCAAAAAATCGCATGTCCATCCCTCCAGGAGGGCAGCTCCCTCCTCGGGGCATGAGCAATCCTGAGGTGCAGAGGCTTCCTGTCTCACAGCAAGGAAACATGCCTGTAATGATCAGCCTTCAAGGACATGGAGGGGTACCACCATCACCTGACAAAGCCAGAGGGATGCCCCTGATGGTGAACCCACAG CTTGCAAGCACTGCACGAAGAATGTCACATCCCGATGTAGGACAGGGTCCCCAAGGCACTGGATCTGAAGAGTCCCCTGCAGGGGCCCACCCGAAGCAGGACAGGCCCAGTGGCTCAGAAATTGGGGTACAGCCTGGCAATGGGACCCAGCAGATGATGGCCAATCAGGGCTCCAACACTCATATGATGAAGCAAGGCCCTGGTGCATCACCAATGCCCCAGCACACTGGAGCCAGTCCCCAGCAACAGTTACCGACTCAGCCTCAACAAGGAGGCGCCTTACCGGGCCTTCATTTCCCCAGTGTCCCCACAACCTCACAGAGCTCCAGGCCCAAAACCCCCAACAGAGCCAGCCCCAGGCCATACCACCATCCTCTCACCCCAACTAATCGTCCACCCAGTACTGAGCCCTCTGAAATCAACCTTTCACCTGAGAGGCTAAATGCCTCCATTGCAGGCCTGTTTCCTCCCAAAATCAACATTCCTCTGCCTCCCAGGCAGCCCAACCTAAACAGGGGATTTGACCAGCAAGGTCTTAACCCAACAACTCTGAAAGCCATTGGGCAGGCTCCTCCTAGCCTAACTCTAccaggcaacaacaacaatggcagTGCGGGTGGAAATAACACTAACAGTAATCAACAGCCTTTCTCTACTGGCACAGTAGCAGGAGGTTCAGGTGCTAAACAGGACAAGCAGCCTGGAGGGCAGGGTAAGAGGGCAAGTCCTAGCAATAGTCGGAGGTCAAGTCCAGCCTCTAGCCGCAAGTCAGCCACCCCAAGTCCAGGGAGACAAAAGGGGACAAAGATGGCCATCAGCTGCCCTCCCCCCCAGCAACAGTTGGTCAACCCTCAGGGGCAAACCATGATGGTAAGCCCTACCTCAGTACCCCCAAGTCCAGTATCTATGCCTTCACAAGTGAGTGGGGGCGTGGAGGCACAGCAGACCCAGAGTCCCTTCCATGGGATACAAGGTAACCCTGTTGAGGGAGTCAAGGATAGTCAGGGAATGATGACAACAGAGCAGCGACAGATGCCTCAGCCTCAAACTCTGCCACAGCCTTTGAGGGAGTTATCAGCTCCCAGAATGGCAAGTCCTCGATTTCCAGCACCCCAGCAGCCTAAGCCTGACTTGGAACAGCAGGCTAGCACTCTTGATAGGCAGCCAGCCCAGGCAGCACCCATGCAGGACTCTGAGGTCTCACCTACTCTCAGGACAGCTCCGACTTCCCTCAACCAGTTACTGGATAACACGGGTATCTCAAACATGCCTCTTCGGCCCGTACAGAGTAATACTGTTAGGGATGTTATGGGCAAAGACAGCCCCAAGTCTGCCTTGGATCCAGAGAGACCACTCCACGGTAATTCCCAGAGTACAGATGTGTCATCATCTGCCACTACAACTGCCACTATAAATGAATCAGAAGCTAAACCCAAACCTGCTGTCCCAATCCCTACCAGCAGTCCTAATTTGCAGCCTGCTTCAATACCCAGCTCATACCCGAGCACAAATGTGAACTCTGTTACTACCCCCAGCCTCAACCAAAACCCCATCTCCAGTCTTGGCATCAATCCCAGTCCAAAAGTAATTCCAACAGTTACCCTCTGCTCCACCCTCAGTATTAACACTAATGCCACCATGAGTGTAAGCCCTAATACAGTCACTTGCTGTCAGAGCAGTCTTGCCTCAACTATTAGTACCAGTTCTAACTCCAACTCTGCTCTAAACCCAGCCATTTCAGCTCTAAAACCAAGTCCTAGTCCTAAACCTGTGACCAGTGTTCACTCAGTCATACAGATCCCTGCCTCCTCTACCACCATTTCCCCCAACCAGATCACTGTGTTTGTCACCTCTAACCCAATCACTTCTGCCCCCACTCCCCAGGCACCCACATCTATGGTCTCCACCATGGTAGCTGTCCCCAACAAGAACATTAGACCTCAGGATATCCGGCAGCAGACCCCTGTCCCCAGACCTCCTCAGTTTATCACCACCACTCCTGTATTTATCAACCCAATTTTCCAAGTCCCAGGTGCATCTGTGGCCCCCAATACCTCAGTGGTGTCACAGTCAGTCACCATGATGGGGCCTATCCAGGTATCCACTACAAACATCCAACTTTCCCCTGCCCCAAGCTCCACCCAGTCATCAGGGGCTAACgtgaccagcactcagcctgccaGAAGTGCTGCTGGACAGGTCCAGATTGCCACAAGTATAtcctcatctgcagctgttAGCACCCTACCAGCTCCTCAGCAAATTAACACAGGTGCCCCCAAAACGGAAAATACAGGGGAGGCAGGTTCTGCTCAGAAAAACAGTCCCCCAGTCCAGCAGCCATCTCCCCATCCAAGTCCTTCAGCATCGTCTCCCTTTCAGCCAcctctggctgctcctcctccctgctctaGTCCTGGGGTTGTCAACACCATCCGAAAGAGCCCCATGTCTCCACCTCCCAGTACCCAATTGAAAAGTAAACCTCCACAGGCTTCTGCAGCTGTTACTGGTACAGCTGACCCCCAGCAGAGTCTTGTAGAAAGGCCTGCACAGGGACCCACTGGGTCTGTGCCAGCACAGGTTTTTCATCCTCCTGCTAGTCCTGCCATTCAGATTGAAGCACTGGCTCCCCAAACTACTGTTGCTGCTGGTGCTCCAAACAGCTTTACTCTGCCTGCAGTCTCGTCTCCAATTCCAGTGCCTGGCCAAGTTGCTGTTTCTACTCAGATTGTTACCCAGGCTCCAGTGCCTGCACCAGCTTCAGTCTCAAGCCCAGCCCAGACTGTAACTTCTCAAGCTCCTATTGTCACTGTAGTTGGTACTACCACAGGTGTCTCTTCTGCTGCCTTGCTCTCTACGGTTCCTCCTGTACAAAGTCCCATACCGTCCATTGTTCCAATTgttgctggacctggacctgttCAGGAGGTTCCCCCTACTACGTCCTCTCCAGCTGCTAACCCCAGCGGAGTTCTGCCACCTCAGTCTGACCCCCCACCTATGGAGCCCCCtgtgctgccagctgcagcacctGCTGAAACCACCCCAG CACCTGTTCAACAGGAAGTCCCACAGTCGCAAGAACCTGCTGCCAGTGAGAAGACGG GTGAAGAGGTCTCTACAGGTTCTGAGCCGGG AtgggcaaagaaaagaaagacgcCCATCAACTTAGTCCCAAG agctgctgtggagaagcCCAAGGGACCGAGCAGACGCAGCTCCCGGgcagagaaggaggtggaggaggagccaGTAGCGGACAGTGGCATTAGGAAGAGATCAGCCAGGCCTGGAACCAGCGCTGCTGTAAAAG AAACTGGAGCCAGCCCCACCCAGGCCAAACGAAGGAAGTCTAAATAG